One Mus musculus strain C57BL/6J chromosome Y, GRCm38.p6 C57BL/6J DNA segment encodes these proteins:
- the Gm20912 gene encoding Y-linked testis-specific protein 1-like, whose protein sequence is MTSLKKKSRRKPSSQALGNIVGCRISHGWKEGNEPVTHWKAIILGQLPTNPSLYLVKYDGIDSVYGQELHSDERILNLKVLPHKVVSTQVRDVHLASALVCREVQHKFEGKDGSEDNWSGMVLAQVPFLQDYFYISYKKDPVLYVYQLLDDYKEGNLHIIPETPLAEARSGDDNDFLIGSWVQYTRDDGSKKFGKVVYKVLANSTVYFIKFLGDLHIYVYTLVSNIT, encoded by the coding sequence atgacatcactcaagaagaagagtaggaggaagccttcttcccaggccctggggaatattgttggctgcagaatttctcacgggtggaaggaaggtaatgagcctgtcacccattggaaggccatcattctaggtcaactgccaacaaacccttctctttatttggtgaagtatgacggaattgacagtgtctacggacaggagctccacagcgatgagaggattttaaatcttaaggtcttgcctcacaaagtagtttctactcaggtgagggatgtccacctcgccagcgccctggtttgcagagaggtacaacacaaatttgaggggaaagatggctctgaggacaactggagtgggatggtgctagcccaggtgccattcttacaggactatttttacatttcctacaagaaggatccggtcctctacgtctatcagctcctggatgactacaaggaaggtaacctccacatcattccagagaccccactggctgaggcgagatcaggtgatgacaatgacttcttaataggttcctgggtgcagtacaccagagatgatggatccaaaaagttcggaaaggttgtttacaaagttctagccaattctactgtgtactttatcaaatttcttggtgacctacatatctatgtctatactctggtgtcaaatatcacttaa